In Setaria viridis chromosome 5, Setaria_viridis_v4.0, whole genome shotgun sequence, the genomic stretch TCCACATAATGGAACGATATGAAGTTAACACACCTGAAGAAAGATAGGTTTCCATCTTGAGCGCAAGAAAGAAGTACAGGGCAACGTGCTACCAGAGAAAAGGTGCGATACTGGATGGTTGAAATAGGAGATTTGCTCCTACTGCTCTTGTTCTTGTGAGTTCTAGATAGTGACCCTGTATGTGAGTTCACACTAACAGTATATATGTAACCCTGCGCGTTTCAAGCACCATTTCAAAAATATGAACACCATATATCATCTCAATAGCTGACAAGTTCAATTATTGGATACCTGTGCATCACCAGCGAAAATAAGCTGCCCAGTGTGATCAATATCCAAAGCTGTAACCGCATCATCAAAGTTAAGTTTGCTGATTACTCTCCCAGTGCTAAAATTTATTGCCTAGTTTACAAAGATAAATGGATCATAAGGTGGGTAAAAATAACTGGAATGCAAGAGAAAACCGCTGATAATTATACAACTTTACATGATATTAGCTAAGTAATTATACAGTAGGGCACATCATCTATAGCGAAAAATATGGAAGAGGAAGAACATATATTTTGTTTTCCGCTGCTATTAGAGGACCAAGCAACACGGCCTATCGAAAAGCAAATAACAGaatataaattgttgaacttagGGAGCAAAAGGTGAAGATGTTTACATTGATTTCCTTGTTTGCATTGCCAACTAGAAGCAAATTATTGTTTACCTGCAACAAAGAGGTCGAGAACATGGTAAAACATAATGTGATACAGCAGATAACTCATGGTGATTCCCACACAAAGAACTATTAGCAGCAGAGATATAGGGAGATAGCACCAGTGAAATAAGTACAAGGGATAGAAACAATTATGCATTGCGCTAGTTAGGACTTACAGGATGAAAGCAAATGCAGAGCTGGGAAGAAACTCCATATACAACCCTAATGCATGTGCCTTTAGAGATTTCCCATACTCGCACAGTTTTATCCAGGGAGCATGAAGCTATGTACTGGTTATTAGAGGAAAAATCAAAATCTGTAATGTGGTCAGaatttgaaaatcacgagacaCAAGATACATAATGAAGGAATAGATACGAAACTGAAGTTTGAATTTATCATGTGTAATCCATTTCACGTTGATATAGTAGATATTTTCATCTGTTATACCTTTCCTAGTTATGGCAAAATCCAAAATTCAGTTAGTATATGTATACTTCTGCATACCAATTTATATGCTCAGGAATATAGGTATTATTAATAGTGTGAAATCAGCATTCACTGAACTAGCGATTTTCTGAAATGGGATGGGAAATATTTGTGCATGTGAAGCCTTTGTTAACTTTCACTGTGGTAACTAAAGGTAAATACAAGAGAATAGCTATACTAGAACAATTATGTGTAATCTAACCTGTGATATTTTTAGAGTGTCCTATCAATTTTTGAAGAACAGATGGTGGCTCAGAAACCTGGCAGACTGTCAGACTGCCATCTGCCGCACCATACGCAAGCAGATCAGAACTTGCCCGGCCAAATTTCAATACCGTAACTGCCAAGAGCAAAAACAGTCCTAAATGAGAACTCTACCCAATCAATCAGACAAGAACATCTGGTGATCACTGAAAGAAGAGAAATGCATAGCATGGCCATAAGAAATAACCTGAGGTTTTGCAGCTGTCAAAAATGCAATGCATTCCAACAAATGAGTATGCGGGCTCAGCGAATCTGACATGGCGCTCCGTATCACTTTGCTTTGAGCTGATACTTACAGTGCGGCTTAGCCCACTGTTAGTTCTCAAGTCCTGCATGAAACATGTTATATCAGGATTCAAAGCAGCATGTGTAGCCATGTCTTGCGTGAAGCTATGCACAACAATCTCTTGGTGTAGGTTCTAACAATATGAAACTTGAAGTATGaggaaaaacagagagaaaatGTTAGATGGCACGAACCCGGATAGAGCCCCAGCTGTCTGCCTCGGAGAGTGCAGGGCCAGGAGAAGGAGCCCACCTTCCACTGCTCAATTGCAAAATAACCACGTTGTTAGATTCCACCGAATTAACTTTCATATCATGCATCATGTTCAAATGATTATGCTTGAGAGGAAAATACCACTTCTAGTGAACAAGAATGGCCACAAGCTAACAAAGGAAATTAGAGCACGCCTCAGGAGGCAGGAGCACAGCAACATTGTTCTCATTTTGTTAGGTACAGGCagcggcagggcagggcaggtaACTAGACACCgaaaaagaaaattaaggcgCACCAACCTGCTGCTGGGCGTGCTGTGGGCGCTGCCGCCATCgatgcggcggaggaggaagttGCGGTAGGCGACGTAGCCCTTGCCGTTGCACCGCCAGTCCTGCGCGCATCAACCAGCACGCCCCGAGCACCAATGAATTCGGTTCATCCATTCCTCATAGCTAAATGCGGTGCCAACGAGGGGATCTAAGCGCGGGGGGGagcagagaggaggaggggacgcCTACGTACCATGCGGTGCTGGAGGGCGGAGGGCGGCTtgcggcggaggagcaggcggcggagggcggcgtaGTCGGCGTcggggcgggaggaggagggcgtcgGGGGCTGGAGGACGCAGCTGAGGAAGTCCGGGTCCGTCGGCatggagggggcggcggggcgctccggggaggaggtggcgatgCCGCAGGAGGCGGAAGCGGAGGCGGAAGCGGAGGCGGAGTCCGCGGCGGCCATCGCCTCcgtctcgccggccgcgcggcgTGTCGTTCGCGCGCGCCCCGGGGAGAGAGATCGGAGACGAGTCGGGGCGGGGCCTTGGATCTCGAGCACTCGGGCCGGGCGTCGTACGGGCGGTGAGCTGGCAAAAAGTGGGTTGTTTATTTCTACACCTGCCCTGATACCCTCTCCTTAAACCGACGAAACGGGATacttattaaaaaattaattggatatgtgtgtatatataagTATAAAGTTAATTATCTATTGAATATAAACGGGATTAAGGAGGATAAagagtggataataattataGGGATAACCTTCCCGGTGTCAGGCTTGCTTGCGGTGGTGCGCACGCCGGAGTTGGTCTGAACTCCGATGGTGCCACGCTGCATCGCAACTTTGCAGGCGCATGCTGTATCAGCAATTCAGTGGCGTGCCATACATTGATGATCAATTCAGCAACCTGAACGGCTGGACCGTATCACTTGGTGTTGATTGGCTCTAGCTCATGGTCAACTCTGTATCTATGTGGATCCGAGgttaagagggtgtttggatacgaggtgttaaactttaatagtgtcacatcgaatgttcgaatgctaattagaagaactaaatatgagttaattataaaactaattgcagaaccctatgctaattcacgagacgaatctattaagcctaattaatccatcagtagcaaatggttactgcagcaccacattgtcaaatcatgtactaattaggcttaatagattcgtctcgcgaattacactccatctgtgcaattagttttgtaattaacctatgtttaatacttctaattagcattcaaacatccgatgtgacaggcgTTAAACTTTAATACTGGTGAGCCAAACGGGCCCTAAGTAGCACAACTCCCAACTTTTTGTGTTAGCAAAAGCAGTACCAGTACGGTGCTTTCATCTTTATCAGACTGTTCTCCAATCTGCAAAGGCGAGAGACCGGCAGTGCAATATTATTTACAGACGACGCACTATGTAGCAGTCTGTACCCGACCAGCGCCATGCGCGCGCGGCTACGCGTCTTCGTGTTCGCGTTGCATCGGCCCCCGAGGGGCCAGACGCGCCGCGTGCTACGGGCGTGCGGATGCCGGACGAGAGTCGAGAACGGTGGGTGATGCAGGATTACTCCGCGCGCGGAACGGCAACGGCTCGAGCCTCCCGCGTAAAAGAGCCACGCGATTCTGCAGCACGACCCAGGTGCCCGGCATATCCAAGCGGGCAAGCGGCAGGGTGCGCGCTCCAGGGCTGCTTGCCGGCATGGACATCGGCCGGATCTCTGGTGAAAGAGAACTCGCTGCTCGCCTAACGCCGCGAATCCTCAGATTGAGGCTGCATTGCAATGCTGCGAAACCAGTGTCTCATTATTGAGTATCCCAATACGAGTACACGCAGCTCGGCAGTTCGCATGTCCACAATCCACATTCCAACATTGTCTTCACATATACTGCGATCGGCAGCGCATGCTGCCGCAGGTGAAATTTTCTTATGTACACAATCAGAGTAGAGCCACTCCGGTTCACGTTTCacacattctttcttcttccaaCGGAGCACGAGCAGCGAACGATGAGAGCTTACTATAGAGCGACCGTGTGTTCGAGGCGATGCTTACTGATCGTGAGGAACCAAGGGCGAAGACGcagctgcaggcctgcagcctTCGCCTCCTCACTCACTGGGAGGCGTCGGCGGAGTCGTCCGTCGGCTGCCAGTACCGGTTGGTGAACCACATGGCGTCGGCGGCCACCGCGCTGCCGTCCTGGTTGCGGTGCCAGGTGTAGTACGCGTGCGTCCGGTTCTTGATGTCCAGGATGGCGTGCCCGAAGCTCGCCTCCCTGAAGGCCGAGTACCTCGGCTGCGGCTCCGACATGCTGCAAATTTTCGCAAGCAGAGCCAACGCATTGTTCGGTCAGGAAACGAGGGAATATATCGTAAACCATCTTCTCAAAGCTCAGAAACTAGAAATGGTGCAGCGTCGCTTACTTGGTGGCGAGTCCTTCCTGGTTCCCTCCATCGCCAATAGTGATGTAGACTGGCGCCGATTGATCAGGAACTGGAGTGCACAGGCCATTCACAACGTTGTATGCCACATTTGATACTCTGTGCTGCAATCAGAGAACATTATTCCACGTAAGAATTCAGAAACTCAGGACTGTGGTATTTTCTAAGCAGAGTACTGAAACCATGCCATGCCCATGGAACTGAAAACAGCTTTTACTGGATACAGATAAGCTCATAACTTTGTAGCAgagtacaaaatgaaaaaagcaGATTCATGTGATTAGCATAGTTTTCTAGAACAGCTAGAAATGAGTACTCTGAGAGAGAGTTATATTTccagaaaaaagaattttgagggTAGCTGCTTACTGTCCGCTCATAGGCGTGCACATGTCCTGCAAACACAAGATCAACTTTGTACTTGACGAACCACGGCTCATACATCACCCTCATGCTTTCACCTTCCATGTAGTGATAGTTGTAGCTATTGTACCATGGAGCGTGCATGAGAACGATCAACCAGGGTGTTTCACTCCTGTTGACCTTGGGAAACTCAGCTTCAAGCCACTTGTACTGTGGAGTGTATTTTCCTGGAAAAGGAGAAATTGAAATTAAAGATAAATAGCCCTAATTTTATTGTAGCTACTAGCAAATTGCACACATGTGCATATTGGCACAATCACCCAAATGAAGCATATGGCGGAATCATTTTTACATCTACTCACCACCATAGTGTAACTTTTAATTGCGGTTCGGTAATTTGCAACAAAGAACTAAAACATCATCAGTGGAACATACACGTACCATATGATGAATATGATGCCAAGACAATAATGTAAGCAGAGGCCCTCTTGATGGAATACCAGTAAGGTGCCGTGCTACCAGAAGCTTTGTAAGGTGTGGGGTACCTGTTGCTGTATGGCTTGAATGGCTTTGTTTCACCCTGCAAATGCACAGCTGAATGAACTTCTGAATGGACATAGCATAGGTCGTGAAGTCTCTCGTTTTTAAATTGTTAAAAGCATCCAGTGAACAGACTACTTACAAGTTCAGGAGCAAAATCTATCTCATGATTTCCAGCTGTCCAGATCCATGGCTGGTAAGCGACGTTCCTCTCTACAAATCTTGCCCACGTATCCCACCTCACATTATCATGATATGGGTAGTTATCTGCATATGACAGGTCTCCGACAAATAGCACTGCCTGCGCTTTTGAATTGGACTCGTAATGAGCAAGCGTAACATTTGAGTCAAAGCTCTGGCCCAGATCACCTGCATAAATTTGAAATAGTTTCAGCGACATCAATCATTCTGATATGGAGGATTTGAGTTCTGACATCAAACTAGCAGATATGCGTAGACTGTGCTTAGTGAGATGATCGATAAGGCTATAGCCTCTGA encodes the following:
- the LOC117857400 gene encoding uncharacterized protein, with protein sequence MAAADSASASASASASCGIATSSPERPAAPSMPTDPDFLSCVLQPPTPSSSRPDADYAALRRLLLRRKPPSALQHRMDWRCNGKGYVAYRNFLLRRIDGGSAHSTPSSSGRWAPSPGPALSEADSWGSIRDLRTNSGLSRTVSISSKQSDTERHVRFAEPAYSFVGMHCIFDSCKTSVTVLKFGRASSDLLAYGAADGSLTVCQVSEPPSVLQKLIGHSKNITDFDFSSNNQYIASCSLDKTVRVWEISKGTCIRVVYGVSSQLCICFHPVNNNLLLVGNANKEINAINFSTGRVISKLNFDDAVTALDIDHTGQLIFAGDAQGYIYTVSVNSHTGSLSRTHKNKSSRSKSPISTIQYRTFSLVARCPVLLSCAQDGNLSFFSIATDAKGYLTLICSLKLASRVQTIRASFCPLLSLEKGEFIVTGSEDANVYFYDLARPKNSCVNKLQGHGSPVIGVAWSHGENLLASSDSDGTVIVWKRAKNN
- the LOC117857401 gene encoding purple acid phosphatase 2 — protein: MGRHGDGVGRVGAAAAPAWAALLLPLLLLVAAARAGLTSEYRRHLGSAIDMPLDADVFRPPPGQNAPEQVHITQGNHDGTAMIISWVTTSEPGSSTVVYGTSEDNLNYTANGKNTQYTFYNYTSGYIHHCTIKKLEFDTKYYYAVGIGQTVRKFWFITPPKSGPDVPYTFGLVGDLGQSFDSNVTLAHYESNSKAQAVLFVGDLSYADNYPYHDNVRWDTWARFVERNVAYQPWIWTAGNHEIDFAPELGETKPFKPYSNRYPTPYKASGSTAPYWYSIKRASAYIIVLASYSSYGKYTPQYKWLEAEFPKVNRSETPWLIVLMHAPWYNSYNYHYMEGESMRVMYEPWFVKYKVDLVFAGHVHAYERTHRVSNVAYNVVNGLCTPVPDQSAPVYITIGDGGNQEGLATNMSEPQPRYSAFREASFGHAILDIKNRTHAYYTWHRNQDGSAVAADAMWFTNRYWQPTDDSADASQ